A genomic window from Ignavibacteria bacterium includes:
- a CDS encoding DUF3667 domain-containing protein: MQETIDKTGHICQNCGAELSGKFCSNCGQDSSLAFNRSIFYIIIHFLEELFVWDSRIFRSVKYLFTKPGFLTYEYISGKINSYISPLKMFLFTSLVLFFIMIQSDPDHYKSMISESEEDDYFVSFVIEQQKNSSSTPEVFKDNFNDQFNDNITLYLLLTMLIFSLLLKLLYFTRKYYYSEHLVFTLHFFTFVLWCLLAGGYLERFVDELLFFFLYFVPGIYLFFSVKRVYHKSFWGAFLVAGFMTVSYGILISIWILGSVMLSAYRAA; encoded by the coding sequence ATGCAGGAAACAATAGACAAAACCGGGCATATCTGCCAAAACTGCGGAGCTGAATTATCTGGCAAATTTTGCTCTAATTGCGGCCAGGATAGTTCGCTGGCTTTTAATCGCTCAATTTTTTACATAATTATTCATTTTCTCGAAGAATTGTTTGTCTGGGATTCCAGGATATTCCGTTCGGTGAAATATTTATTCACGAAGCCCGGATTCTTAACCTATGAATATATCTCCGGAAAGATCAATAGTTATATTTCTCCGCTTAAAATGTTTCTCTTTACCAGTTTAGTACTCTTCTTTATTATGATACAAAGTGATCCTGATCATTACAAATCAATGATATCTGAATCTGAAGAAGATGATTATTTTGTATCATTTGTAATTGAACAGCAGAAAAACAGCAGCAGTACTCCTGAAGTTTTTAAAGATAATTTTAACGATCAGTTCAACGATAATATTACTTTATATTTACTGTTAACAATGCTTATATTTTCACTTCTGCTTAAGCTGTTATATTTTACAAGAAAATATTATTACAGCGAGCATTTAGTGTTTACCCTTCATTTTTTCACTTTTGTGCTATGGTGTCTGCTTGCAGGCGGATATTTAGAACGTTTTGTTGATGAACTGTTATTCTTTTTCCTATATTTTGTTCCGGGTATATATTTATTCTTTTCGGTTAAACGGGTCTATCATAAATCCTTTTGGGGAGCTTTTCTTGTTGCAGGTTTCATGACCGTTTCATACGGCATACTTATTTCTATATGGATCTTAGGTTCTGTAATGTTGAGCGCTTACCGCGCAGCATAA
- a CDS encoding T9SS type A sorting domain-containing protein codes for MTRFIIILIQFLFTFTLISQSWQPAGVVTNPGSSPSICVSGINSVWIAGGSSNAPKVFRTTNGGVSWLTVSTGSIANDLYCVYTLNDNLAFVGEGEVNGNASLYKTTNAGVNWQPILTTSGNGGHFTGLAFTKLNGNIFGLAIAEKVYRTSNSGANWVELSAGVTGVSNAKNSLMIVDNDFYGFGLNNGAARVRLTTNNSSSWNTQQLSVSGNYTSAIAFHSNKLYGVAATATSLPNISRTTDGGVTWMNVNIGSGVTGTCYFVWVPATPVVYILGSNGGIKRSTDNGISWVTTPTPGVTNLTHFDFMHSGMVIYGYAVSSNGNIIKLADTLNILTGINSNNNFPNEYSLSQNYPNPFNPSTNISFSVPQSSSVKISVFDLLGRELSTPVNEFKQAGNYEITFDAGRLGSGVYYYRMTAGYFTETKKMIVLK; via the coding sequence ATGACTAGATTTATAATAATTTTGATACAATTTTTATTTACCTTTACATTAATTTCACAATCATGGCAGCCTGCTGGTGTTGTTACAAATCCAGGTAGCAGTCCGAGTATATGCGTATCCGGAATAAACTCAGTCTGGATAGCCGGAGGCTCCAGTAACGCACCTAAGGTATTCAGAACGACTAATGGCGGTGTAAGCTGGTTAACAGTATCAACCGGAAGTATAGCAAACGATCTTTATTGTGTATATACTTTAAATGATAATCTTGCATTTGTTGGCGAAGGTGAAGTAAACGGAAATGCTTCGTTGTACAAAACAACGAATGCCGGTGTGAACTGGCAGCCGATCCTGACAACATCAGGAAACGGAGGACATTTTACCGGGCTTGCTTTTACAAAACTCAATGGAAATATTTTCGGACTGGCTATTGCTGAGAAGGTTTACAGAACATCAAACTCAGGTGCAAACTGGGTTGAGCTAAGCGCCGGTGTAACGGGTGTTTCAAATGCGAAAAACTCCTTAATGATTGTTGATAATGATTTTTACGGATTTGGACTGAATAACGGTGCTGCTAGAGTAAGGCTTACTACAAATAACTCCAGCTCGTGGAATACGCAGCAGTTAAGCGTATCCGGAAATTACACATCTGCTATAGCTTTCCATTCCAACAAGTTATACGGGGTTGCTGCAACAGCTACCTCCTTGCCGAATATATCAAGAACTACTGACGGCGGGGTAACATGGATGAACGTTAACATTGGCAGCGGAGTTACCGGAACATGTTATTTTGTCTGGGTTCCCGCAACTCCTGTTGTATATATACTGGGTTCAAACGGCGGAATTAAAAGAAGCACTGATAACGGCATAAGCTGGGTCACAACACCAACACCCGGAGTTACAAATTTAACACATTTTGATTTTATGCACTCCGGAATGGTAATATATGGTTATGCGGTTTCATCTAACGGAAATATAATCAAACTTGCAGATACACTGAATATTCTAACCGGAATAAATTCCAATAATAATTTTCCGAATGAATATTCGCTTTCGCAGAACTATCCGAACCCGTTCAATCCATCAACAAATATTTCATTTTCAGTTCCGCAAAGTTCATCTGTAAAAATATCGGTATTTGATTTATTAGGCAGAGAACTATCAACTCCTGTAAATGAATTCAAACAGGCAGGCAATTATGAGATCACATTTGATGCGGGCAGACTTGGTTCAGGGGTTTATTATTACAGAATGACAGCAGGGTATTTTACAGAAACCAAAAAAATGATAGTTTTAAAATAA
- a CDS encoding T9SS type A sorting domain-containing protein yields MKILFFTVFTIILFSGSHFHGIKSQTHPPVYMTLVSHNEDNTNWTTYSYYKPKRDLLVQLANTVQSKGAAWSFQSDWKFLLGVAMFDTGSVVLNTNGKNLIKWMVEDKGVFCDPHSHEANGYNYADVAYLHQQLGITPTKVVGGFLYDTVINGNNWEDLDDGQYGRMYPFYFWQPDILWGGGTPLHVNDPYPLGAWKPKSMNEYYVHDSTRHLVLLAHGCENHIEDTSNIYYNTETVRNIVRQIDNGRLSDSGFYPAFSIFNVGDLNASRVIKISQFIDSVNALTAGGRVQWKSLTQIYNIWNTTYNKKPYYVMCEDIPLSVSLISNEVPNGYVLEQNYPNPFNPNTVINFSIPEKSFVELKIYDLKGSLAEVLTSKELSLGSYSAYWNAENFSSGIYFYSIITKDFTQTKKMILLK; encoded by the coding sequence ATGAAAATTTTATTTTTTACAGTTTTTACAATAATACTGTTTTCAGGCTCACATTTTCACGGTATCAAGTCTCAGACACATCCTCCTGTGTATATGACACTGGTCTCACATAATGAAGATAATACTAACTGGACAACTTACAGCTATTATAAACCAAAACGTGATCTGCTAGTTCAGCTTGCAAACACTGTGCAGAGCAAGGGTGCTGCATGGAGCTTTCAGTCTGACTGGAAATTCCTGCTTGGCGTAGCAATGTTCGATACCGGTTCCGTAGTTTTAAATACAAACGGGAAAAATCTTATCAAATGGATGGTTGAAGATAAAGGAGTATTCTGCGACCCGCATTCCCACGAAGCTAACGGTTACAACTATGCTGATGTTGCTTACCTGCATCAGCAGCTTGGAATAACGCCGACAAAGGTGGTAGGTGGTTTTTTATATGATACAGTGATAAATGGAAATAACTGGGAAGATCTTGATGACGGGCAATACGGCAGGATGTATCCTTTTTATTTCTGGCAGCCTGATATTTTATGGGGCGGGGGTACACCGCTTCATGTTAACGATCCATACCCGCTTGGAGCCTGGAAGCCCAAAAGTATGAATGAATACTATGTACATGATTCAACCAGGCATCTTGTTCTGCTTGCTCATGGCTGCGAAAATCATATAGAAGATACTTCCAATATTTATTATAATACAGAAACTGTACGAAATATTGTCCGCCAGATCGATAACGGAAGGCTTTCTGATTCCGGGTTTTATCCTGCATTTTCAATTTTTAATGTCGGAGACCTGAATGCATCAAGGGTCATTAAAATTTCCCAGTTCATTGATTCAGTAAATGCTTTAACTGCAGGCGGAAGGGTACAGTGGAAATCATTAACTCAGATCTATAATATCTGGAATACAACCTACAATAAAAAACCATATTATGTAATGTGTGAAGATATTCCGCTTTCTGTTTCACTTATAAGTAATGAGGTACCAAACGGATATGTACTTGAGCAGAATTATCCTAACCCTTTTAATCCAAACACTGTAATAAATTTCAGTATTCCAGAAAAGAGCTTTGTTGAGCTGAAAATTTACGATCTGAAAGGAAGCCTGGCAGAAGTACTTACATCAAAAGAACTTTCCCTGGGAAGTTATTCTGCATATTGGAATGCTGAAAATTTCAGCAGCGGGATTTACTTTTATTCTATAATTACAAAAGATTTCACACAAACTAAAAAAATGATTCTTTTGAAATGA
- a CDS encoding T9SS type A sorting domain-containing protein → MKKIILILLIPFISYSQGWFIQTTFSPAQSLQTVRFYDQNTGYTTAPLYNGSTFNIHKTTNAGQNWIDQSSGYTSMRFMAIWLRHPDTVYMSGNDGLIIKTVNGGNNWITVNSEPTLQLWGLYFVNSLTGFTSGSTGRIMKTTNAGINWFTLASPTQTSLNSIHFINENTGFISGYSIALKTTNQGANWVNMNAPSISGFENFREIYFFNENLGLYVSDAGRIVKTTNSGANWTLVNSGTTQSLFGVYFIDAVTGYACGNNGAIVRTTDGGDNWTPQTSPLNEILTDVWFTSATTGYISNWSGKILKTTNGGITFIEPLSNEIPEAFSLEQNYPNPFNPVTKFKFSIPVAGSVSLKIYDISGREVAEILNKPMQPGTYEADWDASAFSSGVYFYSIQAGDFNSTKKMVLVK, encoded by the coding sequence ATGAAAAAAATAATATTAATTTTATTAATTCCCTTCATTTCATATTCGCAGGGCTGGTTTATACAAACAACTTTCAGTCCGGCTCAATCTCTGCAAACAGTCAGGTTTTATGACCAGAACACCGGTTATACTACAGCTCCGCTGTATAACGGATCAACATTCAATATACATAAAACAACAAATGCAGGACAAAACTGGATTGATCAAAGTTCAGGATACACTTCAATGCGGTTTATGGCAATTTGGCTGCGCCATCCTGATACTGTATATATGAGCGGCAATGACGGCTTAATTATTAAAACAGTCAATGGCGGGAACAACTGGATCACGGTGAATTCTGAACCTACACTGCAGCTGTGGGGCTTATATTTTGTGAACTCTTTAACAGGTTTTACATCCGGCTCAACAGGAAGGATAATGAAGACCACAAATGCAGGAATTAACTGGTTTACACTTGCATCGCCGACACAAACTTCGCTTAATTCAATTCATTTCATAAATGAAAATACAGGATTTATTTCAGGGTATTCAATTGCACTGAAAACAACAAACCAGGGAGCAAACTGGGTAAATATGAACGCTCCTTCAATTAGCGGATTTGAAAATTTCAGGGAGATCTATTTCTTCAATGAGAACCTGGGGCTGTATGTTTCTGATGCAGGAAGAATTGTAAAAACTACTAACAGCGGAGCAAACTGGACATTGGTAAACTCAGGCACTACCCAGTCACTTTTTGGTGTATATTTCATAGATGCTGTGACAGGCTATGCCTGCGGTAATAACGGAGCTATTGTTCGCACTACTGATGGAGGCGATAACTGGACCCCGCAAACATCACCGTTAAATGAAATTCTGACTGATGTATGGTTTACATCTGCAACTACGGGATATATTTCCAACTGGTCAGGTAAGATACTCAAAACAACTAATGGCGGTATTACTTTTATTGAACCGCTCAGCAATGAAATACCTGAAGCTTTTTCACTAGAGCAGAATTATCCCAATCCGTTCAACCCTGTAACCAAATTCAAATTCAGCATTCCTGTTGCAGGAAGTGTATCACTTAAAATTTATGATATTTCAGGAAGGGAAGTTGCTGAAATTCTGAATAAACCTATGCAGCCGGGAACATATGAAGCTGACTGGGATGCATCAGCATTTTCCAGCGGTGTTTATTTTTATTCTATCCAGGCAGGTGATTTTAACTCTACAAAGAAAATGGTACTTGTAAAGTAA
- a CDS encoding metallophosphoesterase produces the protein MLALNDIYSQHIVKFAAIGDYGRWYTAGEVLVSQMIHDMNPDFIITLGDNNYEYGADSTIDSNIGQFYHDYIFPYTGNFGTGAPFNKFFPAMGNHDWLTDSARPYINYFQLPGNERYYDFVKGNIHFFVINSDINEPDGITSSSPQAFWLMNKLTQSVARFKIVYFHHPTYSSGQHGNNLDMRWPFKQWGATVVFCGHEHNYERLVDSTGLTYYVNGLGGKDWREFATVVPESRFRFTGNYGAMFITSYTDSLNIKFIAYPDSLKDDTTIILTPIGINPQNEITKDFILYQNYPNPFNPVTNINFNITKNGLTTVKIFDVSGRLAETLLNDHLKPGKYEIQWDASTYASGIYYYELTAVNGKISKKMVLIK, from the coding sequence TTGCTTGCTCTAAATGATATTTATTCACAGCATATTGTAAAGTTTGCTGCAATTGGTGACTATGGTAGATGGTACACCGCGGGTGAAGTGCTTGTTTCACAAATGATCCATGATATGAATCCCGATTTCATAATCACACTTGGTGATAATAATTATGAATACGGAGCTGATTCGACAATTGATTCAAATATTGGTCAGTTTTACCATGATTATATATTCCCTTATACGGGAAACTTCGGAACAGGAGCACCGTTCAATAAATTTTTTCCGGCAATGGGTAACCATGACTGGTTAACAGATTCTGCAAGGCCTTACATTAATTATTTTCAGCTTCCCGGTAATGAGAGATATTATGATTTTGTAAAAGGTAACATTCACTTCTTTGTAATAAACAGTGATATTAATGAACCTGATGGAATAACTTCAAGCTCACCGCAGGCCTTTTGGTTAATGAACAAACTAACGCAATCAGTTGCCAGGTTTAAAATTGTTTACTTTCACCATCCGACATATTCATCCGGGCAGCATGGTAATAACCTTGATATGCGGTGGCCGTTTAAACAATGGGGCGCAACTGTAGTATTTTGCGGACATGAACATAATTACGAAAGGCTTGTTGACAGCACAGGATTAACGTATTATGTTAACGGACTCGGCGGAAAAGACTGGCGGGAATTTGCAACTGTGGTACCAGAAAGCAGGTTCAGGTTCACAGGAAACTACGGGGCAATGTTCATTACATCTTATACAGATAGCCTTAACATAAAATTTATTGCATACCCAGATTCTTTAAAGGATGATACTACTATCATTCTGACCCCGATTGGAATTAACCCGCAAAATGAAATAACAAAGGATTTTATATTATATCAAAATTATCCTAACCCGTTTAATCCGGTAACAAATATTAATTTTAATATAACGAAAAACGGATTAACGACGGTTAAAATATTTGATGTTTCAGGAAGATTAGCAGAAACTTTATTAAATGATCATTTAAAACCGGGCAAATATGAAATACAGTGGGATGCCTCTACGTATGCCAGCGGAATTTATTATTATGAATTAACTGCAGTAAACGGTAAAATTTCAAAAAAAATGGTATTAATTAAGTAA
- a CDS encoding T9SS type A sorting domain-containing protein, producing the protein MKKSTVLNFKSFLSVFLIVFTSCTITYSQVWVNMGTGASGSVNALINYNSEIVAAGFFSTAGGQLVNNIARWNGTTWLPLGLGTNDTIFALTIYNGMLVAGGKFTTAGGVSCNKIAVWNGSSWSSTGGLFNGDVYALAVQGSFLVAGGSFTSVNSLNTQRIARYNVTWQTMGWGFDANVNALAFYNSLLYAGGNFNVADSVEAKKVARWNGSRWATLGVGMDDGGVYCFRVYNSSLYAGGTFTTIGGSATNRIARWNGTSWSNVGFGFSNGVYALHSLGSALFAGGTFDFADLQPASRIAVYNGTNWSPLGSGINGPTPRVKTINSYLNDIITGGTFTQAGGVSVNNIAAWKINTGINQLGTVIPSEYSLEQNYPNPFNPLTKFKFSVPQNGFVNVSIYNSRGALVETIINGEISAGNYEVNFDAANYSSGVYFYKLISSDFSETRKMVLIK; encoded by the coding sequence ATGAAAAAATCTACAGTATTGAATTTTAAAAGTTTTTTATCAGTTTTCCTTATTGTTTTTACCAGTTGTACAATCACATATTCACAGGTATGGGTTAATATGGGAACCGGAGCTTCGGGTTCTGTGAATGCCTTAATAAACTACAATTCTGAAATTGTTGCAGCCGGATTCTTTTCTACAGCAGGCGGGCAGCTTGTGAACAATATCGCAAGATGGAACGGAACAACATGGCTGCCACTGGGTTTAGGAACCAATGATACAATATTCGCACTGACAATTTACAACGGAATGCTTGTTGCAGGCGGTAAATTTACTACAGCAGGAGGTGTAAGCTGTAATAAAATTGCTGTGTGGAATGGTTCTTCGTGGAGCTCTACCGGTGGTTTGTTCAACGGCGATGTTTATGCTTTAGCAGTACAGGGAAGCTTCCTGGTTGCAGGCGGCAGCTTTACTTCTGTAAATTCTCTGAACACTCAAAGAATTGCCCGGTATAATGTAACGTGGCAAACAATGGGTTGGGGATTTGATGCCAATGTAAACGCTTTGGCATTTTACAACTCTTTGTTGTATGCAGGGGGTAATTTTAATGTAGCTGATTCTGTAGAGGCTAAAAAAGTAGCCAGGTGGAATGGCTCACGCTGGGCAACTTTAGGAGTTGGAATGGATGACGGAGGAGTTTATTGTTTCAGGGTTTATAACAGCTCATTATATGCCGGCGGGACATTCACTACTATCGGCGGTTCTGCTACTAACAGGATCGCAAGATGGAACGGAACCAGCTGGTCTAATGTTGGATTTGGATTCAGCAACGGAGTTTATGCTCTGCATTCATTAGGTTCAGCATTATTTGCCGGAGGTACTTTTGATTTTGCCGATCTTCAGCCGGCTTCAAGAATAGCTGTATATAATGGTACAAACTGGAGTCCGCTTGGTTCAGGTATTAATGGTCCAACTCCAAGGGTAAAAACTATAAACAGCTATCTTAACGATATTATTACCGGCGGAACATTCACTCAAGCCGGCGGAGTTTCAGTTAATAATATTGCTGCATGGAAGATCAATACTGGAATAAATCAGCTCGGAACAGTAATTCCTTCTGAATACTCATTAGAACAAAACTACCCTAATCCATTTAACCCGCTTACTAAATTCAAATTCAGTGTTCCCCAAAACGGATTTGTAAATGTTTCCATTTATAATTCCCGCGGAGCATTGGTTGAAACAATAATTAACGGTGAAATTTCAGCTGGTAACTACGAAGTAAACTTTGATGCTGCAAATTATTCGAGCGGAGTATATTTTTATAAGCTTATTTCATCAGATTTTTCAGAAACCAGGAAAATGGTGCTGATAAAATAA
- a CDS encoding PQQ-binding-like beta-propeller repeat protein, producing the protein MKTLIIVFSALFFLTSALFSQNWSTTGGNLQRNGLSEITGPSGVTSPLWTVNSINSTAWGNSIYTYGDKFVTSRIVLSPYTGKIELRNINSGALIWEKMINSSSRMYAVGFTEDAVYAHDYNTGILYALNISDGSVKWSITSDMFPGNTGLLFACDGDPIDKGRRINKNTGTVKWSNNYIIPVSPDGGYCIYGNTYYHWTGSIVTPKKLIAIDVNTGSTRYTSADLPGDGDQENDLCIGPNGTIYICRDGGALYAFQDNGTSFVQLWSRTPGYVVKGVGKDGSIYASSINDPSQFANSNIYRLDPANGNILDSAQVRTPLAYMSCGADSTIIVCTGETGNGRYVAFTPNLQTVKWTLNVPYNYYSGSNLGQNGIFIAAGSGAEIKAYKTNYSIKPVADFKADKNYFLTIDTVSFFDQSSFNPTSWLWLMPGSNTPVSTSQNPANVRYTLQGTYPVTLIASNSFGTDTLVRTCYITVIPWMSVQQTGNGVPSEFSLSQNYPNPFNPVTNFGFQIAEPGNVSLTIYDISGKKVETLIDKEIQPGYYEARWDASAFSSGVYFYTLTSGSYKETKKMLLIK; encoded by the coding sequence ATGAAAACTCTGATAATAGTTTTTTCAGCATTATTTTTCCTTACCTCTGCATTATTTTCACAAAACTGGAGCACAACCGGCGGCAATTTACAGCGAAACGGTTTGAGCGAAATTACCGGACCCTCAGGTGTAACAAGTCCGCTATGGACTGTTAACAGCATCAATTCAACCGCATGGGGAAATTCAATTTATACTTACGGTGATAAGTTCGTTACATCACGAATAGTGCTTTCACCCTATACAGGTAAAATTGAATTAAGGAATATCAATTCAGGAGCATTGATATGGGAAAAGATGATAAATTCATCTTCGCGTATGTATGCGGTTGGATTCACCGAAGATGCAGTTTATGCCCATGATTATAATACAGGGATCCTTTATGCGCTCAATATTTCAGATGGATCAGTAAAATGGTCAATAACGTCCGATATGTTCCCGGGTAATACTGGCCTGCTTTTTGCATGTGACGGTGACCCGATAGATAAGGGAAGAAGGATTAATAAAAATACAGGTACGGTAAAATGGTCGAATAATTACATCATCCCCGTATCACCTGACGGCGGTTACTGTATTTACGGAAATACTTATTATCACTGGACCGGTTCAATTGTCACACCTAAGAAGCTAATAGCTATTGATGTGAACACAGGCAGTACACGTTATACTAGCGCAGATCTGCCGGGTGATGGTGACCAGGAAAATGATCTATGTATTGGACCAAACGGCACAATTTATATTTGCCGTGACGGAGGAGCATTATATGCTTTTCAGGATAATGGTACTTCATTCGTTCAGCTTTGGAGCCGTACTCCCGGATATGTTGTAAAAGGTGTTGGCAAAGATGGCTCAATATATGCATCAAGTATTAACGATCCTTCTCAGTTTGCAAACAGCAATATTTACAGGCTTGATCCTGCTAACGGGAACATACTTGATTCCGCTCAGGTGCGTACCCCGCTTGCATATATGTCCTGCGGTGCTGATTCAACAATTATTGTATGCACCGGTGAAACAGGCAACGGCAGATATGTTGCATTCACACCGAACCTCCAAACCGTTAAATGGACACTTAATGTGCCTTACAATTATTACAGCGGCTCTAATCTGGGACAAAACGGAATATTTATCGCTGCCGGCAGCGGTGCGGAAATTAAAGCCTATAAAACAAATTACAGCATAAAACCTGTTGCGGATTTTAAAGCCGATAAGAATTATTTTCTCACCATTGATACCGTATCGTTTTTCGATCAATCCTCGTTTAATCCAACCAGCTGGTTATGGCTTATGCCCGGTTCTAATACTCCTGTTTCCACAAGCCAGAATCCTGCCAATGTTCGCTATACACTGCAAGGCACTTATCCGGTTACGTTAATCGCTTCAAATTCATTTGGGACAGATACTCTGGTGAGGACATGTTACATTACTGTTATTCCATGGATGAGTGTTCAGCAAACAGGAAATGGGGTACCCTCAGAATTTTCACTTAGCCAGAATTATCCTAACCCATTTAACCCTGTAACTAACTTCGGATTTCAGATAGCAGAACCTGGAAATGTAAGCTTAACCATTTATGATATTTCAGGAAAAAAAGTAGAAACACTTATTGATAAAGAAATACAGCCCGGTTACTATGAAGCCCGTTGGGATGCTTCTGCATTTTCAAGCGGAGTATATTTTTACACTTTAACTTCAGGCAGTTATAAAGAAACCAAAAAGATGCTGCTGATAAAGTGA
- a CDS encoding T9SS type A sorting domain-containing protein, translating into MILFLITCGVLLLQAHIPGHNFDDNNPNIEQPTRESFSHFRHNQNPTPNIVTISDFDNFDVGIDNYEQYGSSNPLNPLWFFFGANASPQNFRGTTNGGLNWYLSNPTYPAGTCCDPWAAHTGSGVLIYASGVTGQYIYRSTNNGQTWSAPILSVSGNDRNHVSAEYTGTGPYANYVYAAMTPGNFGRSTDAGLTWTTTFTPSNSLPGCYIAVGPDGSTNGGCVIYVTNTGSDASGTRVYNFYRSTNGGANFTLMSSQSGWSGFVGTYAGGRNTINNARTAPHPKIAMDNSNGPYRGRLYFINASNDPPGSGNKPDIWLRYSTDQGLTWSARVRVNDNANPTASDQWFPEIWCERTTGKLYIHWYDDRANPTNFTTDIYATYTTDGGQTFAANQRLTNQSFIFPNPPCSPGCYRGDYTTMMANNPKVAFSVWGDHRNGTALNMGSYFPDFAMRVQPNAFGMNGINDSAFVYTGVPAVKLYSDTVLFSATVTNPPGTGTITLDFLNKTTNTLQNRLTTFPDSLRLRIKSSGGVPSGNYNIRVLGNGPNGTPVHERFININMGFVGISNNTNEIPDKYSLLQNYPNPFNPSTNISFRLPEGGNVVLAVYDINGKLVDEIINKNLAAGNHNIEWNAANYTSGIYFYRITSGNFTDVKKMILVK; encoded by the coding sequence TTGATATTATTTCTAATTACCTGCGGAGTTTTACTTCTCCAGGCGCATATACCCGGGCATAATTTTGATGATAATAATCCCAATATTGAGCAGCCTACAAGAGAATCATTTTCCCATTTCAGGCACAACCAAAACCCGACACCTAATATAGTAACGATCAGCGATTTTGATAATTTTGATGTTGGTATTGATAACTATGAGCAATACGGTTCTTCTAACCCGCTGAACCCGTTATGGTTTTTCTTTGGTGCCAATGCAAGTCCACAGAATTTCAGAGGTACTACCAACGGCGGCTTAAACTGGTATCTTTCAAACCCAACATATCCGGCAGGTACGTGCTGTGACCCATGGGCGGCGCATACCGGCAGCGGTGTTTTGATATATGCTTCAGGTGTTACAGGACAGTATATTTACCGCTCAACAAATAACGGCCAAACCTGGAGCGCACCGATACTTTCTGTAAGCGGCAATGACAGAAACCATGTTTCTGCTGAATATACAGGAACAGGACCGTATGCAAACTATGTGTATGCAGCAATGACACCGGGAAACTTCGGAAGAAGTACTGATGCAGGCTTAACATGGACTACAACATTTACACCAAGCAATTCACTTCCCGGCTGCTATATAGCAGTGGGACCAGATGGTTCAACCAACGGCGGATGTGTAATATATGTAACTAATACAGGTTCAGATGCCTCAGGTACAAGAGTATATAATTTTTACCGTTCCACTAACGGAGGTGCGAACTTTACATTAATGTCCAGCCAGTCAGGCTGGTCTGGATTTGTAGGAACATATGCCGGCGGCAGAAATACAATTAACAATGCTAGAACTGCTCCGCATCCAAAAATTGCGATGGATAACAGCAACGGTCCTTACAGAGGAAGATTATATTTTATTAATGCCTCAAATGATCCGCCGGGTTCTGGCAATAAACCTGATATCTGGCTGCGTTATTCAACAGACCAGGGCTTAACATGGAGCGCAAGGGTAAGAGTAAATGATAATGCTAATCCTACAGCAAGTGATCAGTGGTTCCCGGAAATTTGGTGCGAAAGAACAACCGGTAAATTATATATACACTGGTATGATGACCGTGCAAATCCAACAAATTTTACAACTGATATTTACGCTACATATACAACAGATGGCGGACAAACTTTTGCAGCAAACCAGAGATTAACCAACCAGTCATTTATATTTCCAAATCCGCCTTGTTCACCCGGATGTTACAGGGGTGATTATACAACAATGATGGCAAATAATCCCAAAGTAGCTTTCAGTGTATGGGGTGATCACAGGAACGGAACAGCTTTGAACATGGGTTCATACTTTCCTGATTTTGCAATGAGAGTTCAGCCAAATGCTTTTGGAATGAACGGTATAAATGACAGTGCATTTGTATATACCGGAGTACCAGCTGTAAAGCTTTACAGCGATACAGTATTATTTTCTGCTACTGTTACAAATCCCCCGGGAACAGGTACTATTACACTGGACTTTCTGAATAAAACCACAAATACACTTCAGAACCGTTTAACAACCTTCCCTGATTCATTAAGGCTCAGGATCAAATCTTCCGGCGGAGTTCCAAGCGGAAATTATAATATAAGAGTACTGGGTAACGGACCGAACGGAACACCTGTTCATGAAAGATTTATCAATATCAATATGGGATTTGTTGGAATTTCAAATAATACCAATGAGATACCTGATAAATATTCATTGCTCCAAAATTATCCAAATCCGTTCAATCCTTCTACAAATATCAGCTTCAGGCTTCCTGAAGGCGGGAATGTAGTTTTAGCAGTTTATGATATTAACGGCAAGCTTGTTGATGAAATTATAAATAAAAACCTGGCAGCCGGAAACCATAATATTGAATGGAATGCCGCAAATTATACCAGCGGAATTTATTTCTACAGAATTACATCAGGTAATTTTACAGATGTGAAAAAAATGATATTGGTGAAGTAA